ATCACCACCCGCTCGGCGCGGGCGAGGAGGCCCTGGTAGCGCCGGCGCGAGGGCTCGGGCCAGCGCGATTCCTGGCCGGCGAACGGCACGTAGGCGTCGAACGGGATCCCGAGCTCCAGGGCCGCCTCGGCGAGCGCGGTGTCCCACCCCAGCGCCATCCCGCTGATCACGCGCGCGGGCGCCTCCCGCTGGAGCGCGGCCCGGGCGAGGTCGACCAGGCGCGCGTGGACGGCCGGGTGGAAGCCGTCCAGCGTGCCGATCCGGAGCTTGTCGGGACGGTGGCCGGTGCCGGCGATGATCATCGGGACGCTCCGCGAGGGGAGGGACGGATCGGGGTCGCGGAGCGCTTTTCTCCCGCGGGGTTCCTGCGGGTGTGGGCCACGTCAGCGCGGGAGCCACCCGGACAGGTCGCCGCGGTCGCGGAGCGAGGCGTAGCTGCCGTCGCCCAGGATCACCAGGTCGAGGAGCGGGATCCCGAGCATGTGGCTGGCGACCAGGACGCGGCCCGCGGCGACGAGCGTGTCGTGCGAGGGCGGGAGCGCCTCGCCGCTCACGTGGTTCATGGCCAGGATCACCGCGGCCGCGTTCAGCAGCAGCGCGGGCTTCAGGCAGTCGGGCGGGCAGAGGAGCGCCGTGTCGAGGCTGCCGACGCCGACCTCGAAGGCGCCGATCGCGCGGTTGCGCACGTCGAGCGCGATCCCGACCACGTGGATGCGGTCCGCGTCCGTCGGGATCAGCGCGCGGGCGAGCGCAACCGCGTCGGCCGGCGTGCCGACCTGGGGCATGCCCGCGCGGGTGCCGGTCACCTCCAGGCGGCAGCGGTAGACGGGGACGCCGGTCCACTCCCCGGTGGCGTCGGGAGCGGCGGCCGGGGGCGGGGCGGGCGCGGGCTGGGCTTCCATGCGTGGGCCTCGGGGGTGAAGGTGGCGGGCGCGAGGCGCCCCGGCGGATGCCGGGGGAGCGGGAGAGCCGGGACAGGACACGGGCACGGCGAACGCCCGGGACAGGGATGGGACGGCCGCTGCCGGCCGGGGGAACGGCCCTGGACAGGGAGCGGAGCCGGACGCCTCACCAGGGCGGGCGCGGGCGGCGCGCCGCGGCCTCGGCGTCCTCGACGGCGAAGACGAGCGATTCGACCACCAGCGCGAGCCGCTGCTCGCCGCCGTCGTCCAGCGGCTGGTCGCCGCGGAGCGTGGCCAGGACCGCGTCCAGCGCCTGCCCGCCGCGGCCGCGGGAGAGCCGGATACGGCTCCGGACGATGGCCATCACGCGCCGGAGCTCGGCCCGGCCGCCGCGCGCGCGGGGTGCGCTGCCGGGCGCGTCGTGTTGGTCGGACACGGGATCTCCGGTGGAGGGGTCAGCGCCAGTCGCGGCAGGCGCGGCGGGCGCGCTCCCGCTTCCTGTTCGGGACGACGCGCGTGGCGTGGGCGGCGCCGCGGAGGTGCGCGTGGGCGCCGGCGCCCGCGAGCGCCATCGCCTGCTCGCGCGCGGAGCGCGGCTTCGTGCGGCCGGACTTGGTGGTGCGCATGGGACCGTGGGAGCGTGGGAGGCGTGGTCGTGCCGGTTGCGCCCGCCGTTTTCTCCGCGGGGGTGCGGGGCTTACCGGGTCCGGCGGCGGCGCGCGGACAGGTGGGCCAGGAGCTCCGCGGCGCGGCGTCCGTCCACCTCGCCGCCCGCCGCCGCGCGCGCGAGGCGCTGGCCGACCTCGCCGCTGCGCGGGTCCCGGGCGGCGGCGAGCAGGGCACCGATCTGGCGCCGCGAGGCGGCTTCCCGCCCGAACGCCGCGACCGAGCGGCAGTGCCCGCGCGCGATCGCCGCGGGATCCAACCGGGCGCGGAGCGCGGCCAGGGGCAGGAGCACCTGGCCGAGGAGCGGGCCGGGCGCGAGGAGGCGGAGCATGGTCGGTCGCTTTCCAGGGGAAGGGTGTCGCCGGCGGCGTCACGCCCGTGCGGCGGGGCCGTTCGGGACCGGCTGCAGCCCGAGGTGGTTGGCGTACTCCACGGCCGAGCGGTGCCAGGCGCGGGGATCGAGGAAGCCGTCCTCGGCGAGCGCGGCGACCTCCTCGTCCCACACGTCCAGGATGCTCGCGCCCGAGCTTTTCTCGGTGAGGGACACGTGCGCCCGGTCCCGCTCGAACCACGTGCCCAGCACGGTGTTCTCGGTGGTCCACATGGGCCTG
This Longimicrobium sp. DNA region includes the following protein-coding sequences:
- a CDS encoding SLOG family protein, whose translation is MIIAGTGHRPDKLRIGTLDGFHPAVHARLVDLARAALQREAPARVISGMALGWDTALAEAALELGIPFDAYVPFAGQESRWPEPSRRRYQGLLARAERVVIVCPGGYAPEKMQLRNERMVDDADFLLALWDGSSGGTCNCIAYAEAVGRPYRNLWPSWVRHTAAREPAPRTGDPVLAGLLGAAGGLA
- a CDS encoding JAB domain-containing protein, coding for MEAQPAPAPPPAAAPDATGEWTGVPVYRCRLEVTGTRAGMPQVGTPADAVALARALIPTDADRIHVVGIALDVRNRAIGAFEVGVGSLDTALLCPPDCLKPALLLNAAAVILAMNHVSGEALPPSHDTLVAAGRVLVASHMLGIPLLDLVILGDGSYASLRDRGDLSGWLPR